One part of the Humulus lupulus chromosome 9, drHumLupu1.1, whole genome shotgun sequence genome encodes these proteins:
- the LOC133801389 gene encoding L-type lectin-domain containing receptor kinase IV.1-like has product MFSKLLISLLLLFLTITVIPAPSQDDHGDLSFVFDGFKPVDLVLDGSAKITSNGLLRLTNNTNHRTGHAFFPKPVTFKATPNNTVSSFSTTFVFAIRSEFATLSGHGFVFVIAPTRGLPGSLPTEYLGLFNETNNGNATNRVFGVELDTIQTNEFKDIDANHVGIDINGLTSVKAEPASYFDENKGGFTNLSLISGKPMKVWVEYDAVKKQMNVTLAPAEVVKPRKPLLSLNVDLSPIIKDTMYIGFASSTGSIISYHYVLGWSFKINGEAQELDFSKLPNLPRVGPKPKSKLLTIGLPVICSSLVALAILSLVLIIRRRRKYAEVLEDWEVEYGPHRYRYKDLYMATEGFKDKNLLGRGGFGKVYKGVLPSKTEIAVKRISHESRQGMREFVAEIVTLGQLRHRNVLPLLGYCRRKGELLLVYDYMPNGSLDKYLYNNPKTTLNWHQRFGVIKGVASGLCYLHHQWEQVVIHRDVKASNVLVDSELNGRLGDFGLARLYDHGTDPQTTHIVGTFGYLAPEHTRTGKATTSSDVFAFGAFLLEVACGRRPIEGRGSPEEELVLVDWVFSCWSKGRIIEAIDVNLIESDSVVSEEEIELVLKLGLLCSHSEPGVRPSMRQVMSFLERDVPLPDLSTMGLTAAGLMFVHKEGVGDYAMSMPFFPQVLSSSSSSMAESLLSGGR; this is encoded by the coding sequence ATGTTTTCTAAGCTTCTGATATCGCTTCTCTTACTATTCCTAACCATAACAGTAATACCAGCTCCGTCCCAAGATGATCATGGTGATCTCAGTTTTGTCTTCGATGGATTTAAGCCAGTCGACCTGGTCCTCGACGGCTCAGCTAAAATAACCTCCAATGGCCTGTTGAGGCTCACGAACAACACGAACCACCGTACAGGTCATGCTTTCTTTCCCAAACCAGTAACCTTCAAAGCCACCCCAAACAACACCGTTTCTTCCTTCTCCACCACATTCGTCTTCGCCATCAGATCGGAGTTCGCGACTCTGAGCGGCCACGGCTTCGTTTTCGTGATCGCTCCGACGAGAGGTCTTCCCGGAAGTCTCCCGACAGAGTACCTTGGCCTTTTTAACGAAACCAACAATGGCAACGCCACGAACAGAGTCTTCGGCGTCGAGCTCGATACGATTCAAACCAACGAGTTCAAAGACATAGACGCCAATCACGTGGGGATTGACATTAATGGTTTAACCTCGGTTAAAGCTGAACCGGCGAGCTATTTCGACGAAAACAAAGGTGGGTTTACGAACTTATCTCTTATAAGTGGTAAGCCGATGAAGGTATGGGTCGAATATGACGCTGTTAAGAAGCAGATGAACGTGACTTTAGCTCCGGCCGAAGTTGTTAAACCCCGAAAACCGCTTCTGTCTTTGAACGTAGATCTTTCACCGATCATAAAGGACACCATGTATATTGGTTTTGCTTCCTCAACCGGCTCTATTATAAGTTATCACTATGTTCTGGGTTGGAGCTTTAAGATTAATGGCGAAGCTCAAGAGCTTGACTTTTCGAAACTCCCGAATCTGCCTCGGGTCGGACCCAAACCAAAATCCAAGCTTTTGACAATTGGGTTACCGGTGATTTGTTCGAGCTTGGTGGCTCTAGCGATCTTGAGTTTAGTTCTTATCATCAGAAGAAGGAGAAAATATGCAGAGGTACTTGAAGATTGGGAGGTCGAATATGGACCTCATAGATATAGATACAAAGATTTGTATATGGCAACTGAGGGTTTCAAGGACAAAAATTTATTGGGTAGGGGAGGATTTGGTAAAGTCTACAAAGGAGTATTGCCCTCCAAAACAGAGATCGCTGTCAAAAGAATCTCTCACGAATCAAGACAGGGTATGAGAGAATTCGTGGCTGAAATTGTAACTCTCGGCCAGCTCCGACACCGGAATGTATTACCCCTTTTAGGCTATTGTCGCCGGAAAGGTGAGCTTCTTTTAGTCTACGATTACATGCCCAATGGCAGCCTAGACAAGTACCTATACAACAACCCAAAAACGACACTAAATTGGCACCAAAGATTTGGGGTCATAAAGGGAGTTGCCTCAGGTCTATGCTACCTTCACCATCAGTGGGAACAAGTCGTCATCCACCGTGACGTGAAAGCCAGTAACGTACTAGTTGACAGCGAGTTAAACGGCCGGTTAGGAGACTTTGGTTTAGCTAGATTGTATGACCATGGAACCGATCCTCAAACAACTCACATAGTTGGAACATTCGGCTACCTCGCCCCGGAGCATACCAGAACCGGAAAGGCCACAACGAGCTCCGACGTCTTCGCATTCGGAGCTTTCCTGCTTGAGGTGGCATGCGGACGACGGCCCATAGAGGGGAGAGGATCACCGGAGGAAGAGTTAGTTTTGGTGGACTGGGTTTTCTCATGTTGGAGCAAAGGAAGGATTATTGAGGCCATAGATGTAAATTTGATAGAATCAGATTCTGTCGTATCAGAGGAGGAAATAGAGCTAGTATTGAAACTGGGGTTGTTGTGTTCACATTCGGAACCGGGGGTCAGACCGAGCATGAGGCAAGTGATGTCCTTTTTGGAGAGAGATGTGCCATTGCCGGACTTGTCGACAATGGGACTCACAGCTGCGGGGTTGATGTTCGTGCATAAAGAAGGGGTTGGTGATTATGCAATGTCTATGCCATTTTTCCCTCAAGTGTTGTCGTCGTCGTCATCTTCTATGGCCGAGTCACTCCTCTCCGGTGGTCGATGA